The Streptococcus sp. oral taxon 431 nucleotide sequence TAATGGATGCTCTTCATCATTCGTTTGAGCTTAGTTTTAGGATAGCATTCTTTAAGTTTATCCCTTAAAGAAAGAACAAGATCCTCAAAGGAATGACTTTCCATATCATCCTCTAACAAACCTGCTATTATATTCTTTTTATACATATATTCGATTAGTTCCTTCAAAGCCTGTTTCAGGACAAGATTGCTTTCTTTAGAATTTGGTGTCATATAAAATTCTTTATCCATTATCTTTCTCACTAAATATATAAAAAATTATGATTTCCCACAAAAATATTTCAGTAAACTTTTTAAAAGCAAGCATTTTCAATTTGCAGCTCACCTTCTTCAGAAATTTTCATGAGTAACTTCTTCAAAATAGTCATCCAGATGATGGTAAATATGCATTTCTTCCTCTGAACCACCTTGTAAAACTGCAACTACCTTCACTTTATCATCATTGACAAATACGAAATTATGTTCACCAAAATAAGCCTGATAACCCTTATCAACTAAGGTCCAGAGTTCATCTTTTTTAAAAATGAAAATATCATTTTTCACTAGATAGGTTTTCCCGATTTCCATTTTCATAATGCCCTTTCTCCTTAAGAAAGCAGATAGTGCTAGAGGTTTTCCTTTACTGTTCAAGCTGCCTACGCAAGTAGTATCATACACTCACAAGGAACTTTGAGTGACTATTGAATATCTTCCATTGCTTCTTTAATATATCCTTCTACATCTTCATTCTCTACAAACAGCGGGTCTAAGTGACACAAGAAATGCCAATCTTGAGTGCATTTTTTTCTGTAGACAATCGCCTCACCGTCTTCACTTCCAAAATAGCTTCTGTCGACTCCATATCCACTGCCTTCTAAAAAGTCTTTTGCCTGATGATACTTGATTTCTCTTGCTTCGATATAAGCTTTGACTTCATCATTATTAACGACATAGGCATCGACTTTTGTAGCTCCTTCAATCACTTTATCGTTTTTAACCGATAGATTCGAAATCTCTTTCCAAATAATGTCCACATTTTCTTCGGGTTCAAACGAGAATCTAGATAAAGGGACAATATTTCCATTGAAGACAATCTCCATATAATCCGGCAAGTTTGTAGGATTAAAAAATTCCACTTCAAACCCATCTTCTGTTTCTAACGTATAGCCAGGGATTTGAGCTACAAAGGCTTTCCCTTCTTCTAAAGAATCAAAAGCGACTAAATCTTTTGAATAATTGTTTTGGTACAATTCCAATATAACCATCTATCATCCTCTAATCTTAACTGTTTCTATTAATTCTGATCATTTTTACGTTATTACTCATTCTCAGGTGGTACTACTGTTGAAAAATAAAAGTAAGACATTAAATTTTGTCAATCTACTTCTTAAACTTTAATTCAAGTATTTTATTATAACCTTCATAAAAACGATCTCTTGTTACCACTTCACCTGGATATTTCTCTTCTAGAAGTTCATAAATTTCAATTGGTCTAACCCCTTCTTCCGCCAAATCTTGAAGGAATGGACTGCATAGCCTCATCTCACCTTTACTCGATTATTTTAATAAAACTCCGTATATAGGAATCTTAGTTAATAGATTATAGGTACTCTTTTTCATAATATTTATCTCCCACATAAACTTGGATTAATTAGCAAGCCTACTTGACAAAATGATGCTGCTCATAGCTTGACTTAATTTTAGAAAAGAGGCCAGTAACAAACTTAAGCCCAGCCTCTTAGATAATCATTTTTCTTTGTAGCAAATAATGTATGCTTTGATGAAATCACTACCCACGACAATGGTTAACGGAACACTCAAAACAACTTCATCAGTTTTGCCATTCTCATACTCTTGTCTTTCTTCAGGAGAGTATAGGTACATAGCTATTGAATAGGTGTTCCCAGCCTCCAAGTCAAGAGCCATACTGATATTTTCTGATTTGATATTGATTGTTTGATTCAGTCGAGTCTCAGTCGTTTTATAAACGCCCTCAATTGTATATCTCCCTTGAACTAAAGCAACTACCTTTTCTAGGTTTTCTCCAGTTATTGGATTAAAGTCAGCAAGATTCTGTCCGTTAATTTTAGTTTTTGAACAGTATAAATGAACAACAGCTTTATCACTATTATCACTAACAAAGCTAACAGCTTTTTTCTTTCTATTGCTATATACAATCATAAATCCAACAAAAAGCAAGAGCCAAAGGACAAGAAAAAATACAATAATATAAGTTGATTTCATCATATATCTCCTATATTTTCTTTACTTTTCAACTACATTATAGCACCAATCATTGAACAAAGCAAAAAGATATACTAAATGCAAGTAATTGTTTTGGGACTTCTCTTTCAACTCCTTTTTGTCATCTTAAAATAGGTGTTTCTACAAGCATTTTTAATTATATTAACTGTATGAGGTCGATAGAAAAATCGTTAATCTATAATTTTTATAAAGCGCTTGCTCATGACCTTGCGTCATGATGTATAATATATATTAGGAGGTGAGAATAATGGCAAAATTCAGAGCAATCCCTGAAGGTTTTATGACAGTTGGGGAAGTCGCAAAGAAAATGGGAGTTACAGTCCGTACTCTACAATACTACGATAAAGAAGAATTGCTTTCTCCATCTGCAGAAAGTGAGGGGGGACGTAGGCTTTATACCGATAAAGATCTAGTCGTGCTTCATCAGATTATATCCTTGAAATCACTTGGTTTTTCTCTGAAGGACATAAAGGGGCGTTTGAACTCTTTGAAAACTCCAGCTGAAGTTGCAAATGCTCTTACAGAGCAAGCAGATGATATTCGCCAAAAAATAGAACAGCTTCAGGCATCATTGTCAGAAATAGAGCAGTTAAAAGTTGAAGTTTTACAAATACAGACGGTTGACTTTAAAAAGTATGCAGATATTATTGTCAATTTACAAATGAAGAATGAATCTTACTCTCTGATTAAACGTTTTGATGATGATACGCTGGATCACATACGCAGTCGATTTGACAAGAAAAGCGGACTAGACTTTATGGACAGATTTAATCGCCTAAGTGATGAGATTGTGCGTCTCCAAAAAGAAAAGGTGCCAGCTGAAAGTGAACAGTGCCAACAAGTTGTACAAGAATACTGGAGCTTGATCATGGAGTTTACAAATGGAGATATGACTATGCTTCCGAAGTTGATGGCAGTCGGTAATATTGATATCGCTACTAACGCTTGGGAGGAAAAGCAAAAAATCGTTAACTCATATTTAGAGCCCGCTTTGAAAGTTTATTTTTCAAGACTTGGAACCAATCCCTTTGAGGAGGTGTAGCCATGAAATACGCAATAGAGGTTCGTGAACTAAATAAAAATTACGGCTGTCATGGGGTCCTAAAAGGTCTTAATTTTCAAATCGTAAAGGGAGAAATTTTCGCTTTACTTGGTGTGAATGGTGCTGGGAAAACAACAACGCTTGAATGTATCGAAGGACTGAGAAAATATGATGGAGGCACTATTGTTGTAAACGGCAAAATGGGAATTCAATTGCAGTCATCTTCTTTGCCTGCTCATATTAAACCTATGGAAGCGATAAAGCTCTTTGCGAAATGGAATCAAACAAAAATTGATGATAATATGCTTAAAGCTCTGAAAATAAAAGAAATTGAGAAATCACAATATCTGCAATTATCCACAGGACAAAAAAGAAGACTACATCTCGCACTTGCACTTATCGGAAATCCCGATATTATTTTCCTTGATGAACCGACAGCGGGACTTGATGTTGAAGCAAGACTAGCCCTCCACGAACAAATACGAAAGCTTAAATCACAAGGGAAAACAATCGTTTTAGCAAGTCATGATATGGCTGAAGTTGAGACCTTATGTGACCGCATTGCTATCTTGAACAGTGGAAAGATTGTCTTTTGTGGCACTCCTTCAGAACTGACAGACAAGGTTGGAAGAAGATATTATATCCATTTGAAGACTCAAGAAGCAGAGAAGTCTTTTGAAACGACTAATATTGAGGATACCTTAATTTCATTATTGAATGAATGCAAGCAGAAAAAAATCCAGATATTGGATATTAAGGTTGATCGTGGCACCTTGGAACAGCATTTCATCAAAATGGCAAGGAGGGAATCAGAATGAACTGTTTTCTATATAGTTTAGTATTACAGTGGAAATTAGATATACGAAGCAAATCTCTCTTGGTTACTTTCTATATTGTACCGCTTGTTTTCTTTCTTATCATGGGTGGTATTTTTACTTCCGTTATGCCTGAGATGGGAAGTACGCTCATACAATCTATGATAGTCATGAGTGTCTCAATGGGAGCCTTTCTTGGCTTGCCCCCTTCATTAGTTGAAATTTATGGAAGCGACATTAAAAAAATTTATAATGCAAATGGAGTACCTATTTATTTAGGATTGCTAACTATGGTTCTCTCGGCTTTTGTCCATTTGATGATGACCAGCATTTTGATCCTGCTACTGGCCCCTATTTTATTTGAAGCAAGTCTGCCGACACAACTTCCCTTATTCTTTCTTGCGCTGTCCATCTACATGATTGTGTCATTATGTATTGGTAGTTTACTAGGGCTTACTTTAAAAAACCAAGCAAAGCTGACTATGATAGCGCAACTTGTATTTTTACCTTCAATTATGCTTTCGGGGATTATGTTTCCTATTAGCTTACTACCCGATTTTCTCCAAATATTAGGGCGAGTTTTCCCAGCTTATTGGGGATACCGTTTGATATTAGATAAAGGGCTTCGACTTGAAAATCTATGGTATTTAATTCTGGTATCTTGTATTGCAGTAATGACTTGTATCCTCCTCTTGAATAAACAAAAATCTGAGTAAATAACTGAATAGAGCAACATGAATCCATGGCAACATTAACTTTAAAGAAAAAGCGACGAGATTGTTTCTTATCTCGTCGCTTTGCTATTTTTCAGTGGTCAAGCTCATTATTTGGTTAAGTTTGTTTCTGCCTTTTCTTCTCAAAAGGTGATAACTCTTTACCCTAGTATTTGCTCAACTTCCTTAATCTTATTTTTCAGAGTTTAATACTGACTAGTTAGTATCCGTTATGATATCGAAACTTCTTTCTCCCATCGTCTAAGCACCTCTTTCAAAGGCTCATCTAGATAGCTAAAGGCCTTGTCCTTAATCCACTCAGGAATTCCATAAGCTGCCTCGGCGATACTTCCTGTGATTGCAGCAAGAGTATCACTATCCCCACCAATAGAGATAGCATTTCTGATAGCATCTTCGAAGTCTGTACTTTCAAGAAAGGCAATGATGGCTTGAGGTACCGTATTCTGGCAAGTTTCATTGAAACGATAAGTAGGACGAATTTCATCTAGTGTTTGAGAAAGATTATATCCATACTCTTGCTCTATGTATTCCTTGATGCGTCTCTTGCACTCTATAGGGTTATCATTGATTGGTTGTTCATAATCCCCACAGTAACCTCCAAAGTAAAAGCGACACATAAAGATAGCATCAGCGGTTGCCATAGCTCCCTTGATACCTTCTGGATGATTATGAGTCACCTCTGCAGAGAGACGCGCGAGATTTCTACTAGAAGGCCAAGTGCCTGTTCTGGCACAGAAGCCACAATCCATGACCCAAGCACATGGAGAAACACGCATGGCTGAGCCATTGCCAAAACTATTATATGGTTCACGATCGTCGCCATCAACCCAATTACTAAATCTTGCACCGTAACCTGCATCTGGATACACCCTACTATATTTCTTCATAGCGTCAATAAAGTCATCCTTCTGACCGCCATTCATAATTGCTTCTGCAACAGCACAGGTCATAACCGTATCATCAGTGAAAAAACAATCCTCACGAAATAATGGAAAATCCTTGGTTTTAATATTGTCCCATTCGTAAACAGAACCTACAATATCTCCAACTATTGCTCCTAGCATAAGATTCCTCCTTTTAAGTTTTTATAATCC carries:
- a CDS encoding ADP-ribosylglycohydrolase family protein — encoded protein: MLGAIVGDIVGSVYEWDNIKTKDFPLFREDCFFTDDTVMTCAVAEAIMNGGQKDDFIDAMKKYSRVYPDAGYGARFSNWVDGDDREPYNSFGNGSAMRVSPCAWVMDCGFCARTGTWPSSRNLARLSAEVTHNHPEGIKGAMATADAIFMCRFYFGGYCGDYEQPINDNPIECKRRIKEYIEQEYGYNLSQTLDEIRPTYRFNETCQNTVPQAIIAFLESTDFEDAIRNAISIGGDSDTLAAITGSIAEAAYGIPEWIKDKAFSYLDEPLKEVLRRWEKEVSIS
- a CDS encoding ABC transporter permease; amino-acid sequence: MNCFLYSLVLQWKLDIRSKSLLVTFYIVPLVFFLIMGGIFTSVMPEMGSTLIQSMIVMSVSMGAFLGLPPSLVEIYGSDIKKIYNANGVPIYLGLLTMVLSAFVHLMMTSILILLLAPILFEASLPTQLPLFFLALSIYMIVSLCIGSLLGLTLKNQAKLTMIAQLVFLPSIMLSGIMFPISLLPDFLQILGRVFPAYWGYRLILDKGLRLENLWYLILVSCIAVMTCILLLNKQKSE
- a CDS encoding MerR family transcriptional regulator, which codes for MAKFRAIPEGFMTVGEVAKKMGVTVRTLQYYDKEELLSPSAESEGGRRLYTDKDLVVLHQIISLKSLGFSLKDIKGRLNSLKTPAEVANALTEQADDIRQKIEQLQASLSEIEQLKVEVLQIQTVDFKKYADIIVNLQMKNESYSLIKRFDDDTLDHIRSRFDKKSGLDFMDRFNRLSDEIVRLQKEKVPAESEQCQQVVQEYWSLIMEFTNGDMTMLPKLMAVGNIDIATNAWEEKQKIVNSYLEPALKVYFSRLGTNPFEEV
- a CDS encoding ABC transporter ATP-binding protein — encoded protein: MKYAIEVRELNKNYGCHGVLKGLNFQIVKGEIFALLGVNGAGKTTTLECIEGLRKYDGGTIVVNGKMGIQLQSSSLPAHIKPMEAIKLFAKWNQTKIDDNMLKALKIKEIEKSQYLQLSTGQKRRLHLALALIGNPDIIFLDEPTAGLDVEARLALHEQIRKLKSQGKTIVLASHDMAEVETLCDRIAILNSGKIVFCGTPSELTDKVGRRYYIHLKTQEAEKSFETTNIEDTLISLLNECKQKKIQILDIKVDRGTLEQHFIKMARRESE